In Firmicutes bacterium ASF500, a single genomic region encodes these proteins:
- the hsdR_1 gene encoding Type I restriction enzyme R protein, producing MSYFNIVAQTTENTVVTEYEPVKTRSDSYQSETALEKEFIRLLCEQGYEYLPIHSEAELTANLRKKLEELNDYTFTNSEWERFFDECIANANDGIEDKTRRIQEDFVQVLRRDTGESKNITLIDKKNVHNNRLQVINQYAVGKEDGARYDNRYDVTILVNGLPLVHIELKRRGVAIREAFNQIDRYQRDSFWAGSGLYNYVQLFVISNGTNTKYYSNTTRRNAIKDASASAARKKKTSNSFEFTSFWADANNRVLPDLIDFTRTFFAKHTLLNVLTRYCIFTSEQMLMVMRPYQITATERILNRIEIANNYKKYGSVAGGGYVWHTTGSGKTLTSFKTARLASLLSYIEKVLFVVDRKDLDYQTMKEYDRFEKGAANSNTSTAILKRQLEDPNAKIIITTIQKLSTFVAKNKGHAVYDKHVVIIFDECHRSQFGDMHTAIVKNFKKYHLFGFTGTPIFAVNANKSGNPQFRTTEQTFGDQLHTYTIVDAINDKNVLPFHVDYYKTMGINEEMIDEQVWDINREKAYMAPQRIELVTRYILEHFDQKTYRGDKTYVFNALTNISEVASAGRSQVEEIKKKQRLSGFNSIFAVASVDMAKLYYAEFKRQMDAAPSKRLRVAIIYSYGANEAETDGILDEENPEDTSALDQSSRDFLEQAIQDYNGMFHTNYDTSSDKFQNYYKDVSLRMKNREIDLLIVVNMFLTGFDATTLNTLWVDKNLKMHGLIQAFSRTNRILNSIKTFGNIVCFRNLQKRVDDAIALFGDKQAGGIVLLRRFQDYFGGYMGEDGAEHPGYKNLIQKLTEKFPLSEPQIIGEQNEKDFISLFGAILRMRNILTSFDAFQGCDVLSERDLQDYLGRYQDLKDEWAERRKKGASSDIDDDIVFEVELIRQVEINIDYILLLVKKYHDSHSDDKEILITIRKAVDASPELRSKKALIENFISGINDVEDVFLEWRDFVIRQKEQELTAIITEERLKPEETRQYIETALQAGEIKTTGTDIDRLMPPVSRFGGGNRAAKKQGIIERLKTFFDKFFGIV from the coding sequence ATGAGCTACTTCAACATCGTCGCCCAGACTACCGAAAACACAGTGGTAACGGAATATGAACCGGTCAAGACCCGTTCCGACAGCTACCAGAGCGAGACCGCGCTGGAGAAGGAGTTTATCCGCCTGCTCTGTGAACAAGGGTACGAGTATCTGCCCATCCACTCGGAAGCGGAACTGACCGCCAATCTCCGCAAAAAGCTGGAGGAGCTGAACGACTACACCTTCACCAATTCCGAGTGGGAGCGGTTTTTTGACGAGTGCATCGCCAACGCCAACGACGGCATTGAAGACAAGACCCGCCGCATCCAGGAGGACTTTGTGCAGGTCCTCCGGCGGGACACCGGTGAGAGCAAGAACATCACCCTGATTGACAAGAAAAACGTCCATAACAACCGCCTCCAGGTCATCAACCAGTATGCCGTTGGCAAGGAGGACGGGGCGCGGTATGACAACCGCTATGATGTGACGATTTTGGTGAACGGCCTGCCCCTGGTCCATATCGAGCTGAAACGCCGGGGCGTGGCGATTCGGGAGGCGTTTAATCAAATAGACCGCTACCAGCGGGACAGCTTCTGGGCGGGCAGCGGGTTATATAACTATGTGCAGCTCTTTGTCATCTCCAACGGCACGAATACCAAGTATTACTCCAATACTACCCGCCGCAACGCCATTAAGGACGCTTCCGCCTCTGCCGCCAGGAAGAAAAAGACCAGCAACAGCTTTGAGTTTACCTCCTTCTGGGCCGATGCCAACAATCGGGTCCTGCCGGATTTGATCGATTTCACCCGTACATTTTTTGCCAAGCATACCCTTCTGAACGTGCTGACCCGGTACTGCATTTTTACCTCTGAACAGATGCTGATGGTCATGCGGCCCTATCAGATTACCGCCACCGAGCGTATCTTGAACCGCATTGAAATCGCCAACAATTACAAGAAATACGGCTCCGTCGCCGGGGGCGGGTACGTCTGGCACACCACCGGCTCCGGCAAGACCCTCACCAGCTTTAAGACTGCCCGTCTGGCCTCCCTGCTGTCCTACATAGAAAAGGTGCTTTTTGTGGTGGACCGAAAGGACCTGGACTATCAGACCATGAAAGAGTACGACCGTTTTGAGAAAGGGGCGGCCAACTCCAACACCTCCACAGCCATTTTGAAAAGACAGCTGGAGGACCCCAACGCGAAAATCATCATCACCACCATCCAAAAGCTCTCCACCTTTGTGGCGAAGAACAAGGGCCATGCGGTATATGACAAGCATGTTGTCATTATCTTCGACGAGTGCCACCGCAGTCAGTTCGGGGATATGCACACGGCTATTGTGAAGAATTTCAAAAAGTACCACCTGTTCGGCTTCACCGGCACGCCGATCTTCGCGGTCAACGCCAACAAGAGCGGCAATCCCCAGTTCCGCACCACCGAGCAGACCTTTGGCGACCAGCTGCATACCTACACCATCGTGGACGCTATCAACGATAAGAACGTCCTGCCCTTCCATGTGGACTACTATAAGACCATGGGCATAAACGAGGAAATGATCGACGAACAGGTGTGGGACATCAATCGAGAAAAGGCGTATATGGCCCCCCAGCGAATCGAGCTTGTCACTCGGTACATTCTGGAGCATTTCGATCAAAAGACCTATCGCGGGGATAAAACCTATGTTTTCAATGCCCTGACGAATATATCGGAAGTCGCTTCTGCTGGAAGATCCCAGGTGGAGGAAATCAAGAAAAAGCAGCGTCTGAGTGGCTTCAACTCCATTTTTGCGGTGGCCTCTGTGGATATGGCGAAGCTCTACTACGCGGAGTTCAAGCGGCAGATGGACGCTGCCCCCAGCAAACGGCTGCGGGTCGCCATCATTTATAGCTATGGGGCAAACGAAGCGGAGACGGATGGCATTCTGGACGAGGAAAACCCGGAGGATACCTCCGCCTTGGACCAGAGTTCCAGAGATTTTCTGGAGCAGGCCATCCAGGACTATAACGGGATGTTCCACACCAACTATGACACATCCAGCGACAAGTTCCAGAATTACTATAAAGACGTGTCCCTGCGCATGAAAAACCGAGAGATCGACCTGCTGATCGTGGTCAATATGTTCCTCACCGGCTTTGACGCCACGACGCTGAATACGCTGTGGGTGGACAAAAACCTCAAAATGCATGGGTTAATTCAGGCATTTTCCCGCACGAACCGCATTCTCAATTCCATCAAAACCTTCGGCAATATTGTCTGTTTCCGCAATCTGCAAAAGCGGGTGGACGACGCCATTGCGCTCTTTGGAGACAAGCAGGCGGGCGGCATTGTGCTGTTGCGGAGATTTCAGGACTATTTCGGCGGCTATATGGGCGAGGACGGTGCCGAACACCCCGGATATAAAAACCTCATTCAAAAGCTGACGGAAAAGTTTCCGCTGTCTGAGCCTCAAATCATCGGGGAGCAGAACGAGAAGGACTTTATTTCTTTGTTTGGGGCCATTCTGCGTATGCGGAATATCCTGACCTCCTTTGATGCGTTTCAGGGCTGTGATGTCCTGTCCGAGCGGGATTTGCAGGACTACCTGGGACGGTATCAGGACTTGAAAGACGAGTGGGCCGAGCGGAGAAAGAAAGGGGCCAGCTCTGATATTGATGATGATATTGTCTTTGAGGTAGAACTGATCCGGCAGGTAGAGATCAATATTGACTACATTTTGTTGCTGGTAAAAAAGTATCACGATTCCCACAGTGACGATAAAGAGATTTTGATTACCATTCGGAAAGCTGTGGACGCCAGCCCGGAATTAAGGAGCAAGAAGGCCCTGATTGAGAACTTTATTTCCGGTATCAACGATGTTGAAGATGTTTTCCTGGAATGGCGGGACTTTGTGATACGGCAGAAGGAGCAGGAACTAACGGCTATCATTACAGAGGAAAGGCTCAAACCAGAGGAAACACGGCAGTATATCGAAACTGCGCTACAAGCTGGAGAGATCAAGACTACTGGCACTGATATCGACAGACTGATGCCGCCGGTGTCACGCTTTGGTGGCGGAAACCGTGCGGCAAAAAAGCAAGGAATTATTGAGCGGCTAAAGACGTTTTTTGATAAGTTTTTTGGAATTGTTTAG
- the noc_4 gene encoding Nucleoid occlusion protein, with amino-acid sequence MANEISKTPTQAKLQVIPLSKIHDLPNVFIAKPQDKSLGSMVLSIESSGVKEPVILRQRDDGEYQLLSGYRRRRASELAKKPDIPAHVYEMTMQEAIAYRKAVKNNPNAPIPGKLLEPVPDKDMTKSAEAPAAPGDKTKEDKSPAAPGEMPKDDKTPAAPGEKPKEDKAPAAPGEKPKDDKTPAVPGDKTKNDKTPAAPGEKPKEDKAPAAPGEKPKEDKAPAAPGEKPKEDKAPAAPGDTPKEDKAPAAPGDTPKEDKAPAAPGEKPKEDKAPAAPGEKPKEDKAPAAPGEKPKEDKAPAAPGDTPKEDKTPAAPGEKDTPTVAELEAQAKSGQPISLTDLANADKAEREAQKGGTAETDPPGQDKGEALTAAKEGPAGTAITQIFEKRLTTPDEAARKTLPTPKEGESYFITLHPAYLEKSSYNNFSVDVESENFKELLKSIELVGIKDPVLARFNEKGGLEILSGQRRHIAATMLNQAVPTIIQKIGDADAKIIVADGNLHRDKISSYDLSRALRMKMEGMKQKAGRRKKGFSANELQSDAKLAQEMGMTVSKLNRLIRMSEAIKGVCDLVDEGKLSISTAAEMSALKPKTQESVLHLLDLGYKTTTDRIIRMKKAEGEGKKLDEMELRKILDDKDIAPKQPEPVQQPEAPTTGAAPEPAGEPAPQPPIPASPDVPQTPDTPPAADIPPWEEPEKAPAPEQGAEPPAHDAPAPERDDDPFKGTQERPEVTKVILTGDRLRKYFPDVSMTPREIEESVYSALEERRQRQMKEQQKAAIFKKSGPTR; translated from the coding sequence ATGGCAAATGAAATCAGCAAAACCCCGACCCAGGCGAAGCTCCAGGTGATCCCGCTGTCCAAAATCCATGACCTGCCCAACGTGTTCATCGCAAAGCCCCAAGACAAATCGCTGGGCAGTATGGTACTCAGCATTGAGAGCAGCGGCGTCAAGGAGCCTGTCATTCTGCGCCAGCGGGACGACGGCGAGTATCAGCTCTTGTCCGGCTACCGCCGCCGCAGGGCCAGTGAGCTGGCGAAGAAGCCGGACATCCCCGCCCATGTCTATGAGATGACCATGCAGGAGGCCATCGCCTACCGCAAGGCGGTGAAGAACAACCCCAACGCTCCCATCCCCGGCAAGCTCCTTGAGCCTGTCCCCGATAAGGATATGACCAAGAGTGCAGAGGCCCCCGCCGCCCCTGGCGATAAGACCAAGGAGGACAAAAGCCCTGCCGCCCCCGGCGAGATGCCCAAGGACGACAAGACCCCTGCCGCCCCCGGTGAGAAGCCCAAGGAGGACAAAGCCCCTGCCGCCCCCGGCGAGAAGCCCAAGGACGACAAGACCCCCGCCGTCCCTGGCGATAAGACCAAGAACGACAAGACCCCTGCCGCCCCCGGCGAGAAGCCCAAGGAGGACAAGGCCCCCGCCGCCCCCGGCGAGAAGCCCAAGGAGGACAAGGCACCTGCCGCCCCCGGCGAGAAGCCCAAGGAGGACAAGGCCCCCGCCGCCCCCGGCGATACGCCCAAGGAGGACAAGGCCCCTGCCGCCCCCGGCGATACGCCCAAGGAGGACAAGGCCCCTGCCGCCCCCGGCGAGAAGCCCAAGGAGGACAAGGCCCCCGCCGCTCCCGGCGAGAAGCCCAAGGAGGACAAGGCCCCTGCCGCCCCCGGCGAGAAACCCAAGGAGGACAAGGCTCCTGCCGCCCCCGGCGATACGCCCAAGGAGGACAAGACTCCTGCCGCCCCCGGTGAAAAGGATACACCTACCGTTGCCGAGCTGGAGGCCCAAGCGAAGTCCGGCCAACCCATTTCCCTGACTGACCTCGCCAATGCTGACAAAGCGGAGCGAGAGGCCCAAAAAGGCGGTACGGCAGAGACAGACCCTCCCGGTCAGGATAAGGGCGAAGCCCTGACCGCTGCCAAGGAGGGACCTGCCGGGACTGCTATCACGCAGATTTTTGAGAAGCGCCTCACGACCCCTGACGAGGCGGCGCGGAAAACTCTGCCCACCCCGAAAGAGGGCGAGTCCTATTTTATCACCCTCCACCCGGCCTATCTGGAGAAATCCAGCTACAACAATTTTTCCGTGGATGTTGAAAGCGAGAACTTCAAGGAGCTTTTGAAATCCATTGAATTGGTGGGCATCAAAGACCCGGTGCTGGCCCGGTTCAACGAAAAGGGCGGGCTGGAAATCCTGTCCGGCCAGCGCCGCCATATTGCCGCCACCATGCTCAACCAGGCCGTCCCCACCATTATCCAGAAAATTGGCGACGCGGACGCCAAGATCATCGTGGCGGACGGCAACCTGCACCGGGACAAAATTTCCAGCTATGACCTGTCCCGCGCCCTGCGGATGAAGATGGAGGGCATGAAGCAGAAGGCGGGCCGCAGAAAGAAAGGCTTTTCCGCAAATGAGCTGCAAAGCGACGCGAAGCTGGCGCAGGAAATGGGCATGACCGTCTCCAAGCTCAACCGCCTGATCCGTATGTCGGAGGCAATCAAGGGCGTGTGCGACCTGGTTGACGAGGGCAAGCTCTCCATTTCCACCGCAGCCGAAATGTCCGCGCTGAAGCCCAAGACGCAGGAATCCGTTCTGCACCTGCTTGACCTGGGCTATAAGACCACCACTGACCGCATTATCCGCATGAAGAAAGCCGAGGGCGAGGGCAAGAAGCTGGACGAAATGGAATTGCGGAAGATTTTGGACGATAAGGACATCGCACCCAAGCAGCCGGAGCCGGTACAGCAGCCGGAGGCCCCCACCACCGGCGCGGCCCCGGAACCCGCTGGCGAACCGGCCCCCCAGCCGCCCATTCCCGCCTCTCCCGATGTTCCCCAGACCCCGGACACGCCCCCCGCCGCAGACATTCCCCCGTGGGAGGAGCCGGAAAAAGCTCCCGCCCCGGAGCAGGGCGCTGAACCGCCCGCCCATGATGCTCCCGCCCCGGAGAGGGACGACGACCCGTTCAAGGGGACGCAGGAGCGGCCCGAAGTGACCAAAGTGATTTTGACCGGGGACCGCCTCCGCAAGTATTTCCCCGATGTGTCCATGACCCCCCGTGAGATTGAGGAAAGCGTGTACTCGGCGCTGGAGGAACGCCGCCAGCGGCAGATGAAAGAGCAGCAGAAAGCGGCGATTTTCAAGAAAAGCGGTCCGACCCGGTGA